From Ascaphus truei isolate aAscTru1 chromosome 20, aAscTru1.hap1, whole genome shotgun sequence, one genomic window encodes:
- the LOC142471038 gene encoding beta-1,3-galactosyltransferase 2-like — MNRTGTSHPCPTLHKTLKIFMLAISWLVIFYVGYMSNWKTTYTEVTSSATPTELMELESALPMYPYLIEEADKCAGRPPFLLLLIPSLPQDASIRDALRKTWANESLVEGVIITRLFLLGTPISNATQEEVTRESSTHRDIIQQDFLDTYRNLTVKTLMGMEWASRRCPDASYVMKVDSDVFLNPWFLVRQILHPESVAKVGFFTGMVIAGSSPFRDKANKWYVAPEVYSNNSYPTYCSGMGYVFSGELTGRIYNQGLLLTIFPFEDVFVGMCLERIGVKISRPGGHWFIDNRVEYNRCQFAKLVTVHNYKPDELLKIWPDFLKAGDSCPG; from the coding sequence ATGAACAGGACAGGCACTTCCCATCCATGCCCAACCCTACATAAGACTTTAAAGATCTTCATGTTGGCCATTTCCTGGCTTGTGATATTCTATGTTGGGTACATGAGTAATTGGAAGACGACGTACACGGAGGTCACAAGCTCAGCAACACCCACTGAGCTGATGGAGCTCGAGTCTGCATTGCCAATGTACCCCTACCTCATAGAGGAGGCCGACAAATGTGCAGGACGGCCACCGTTCTTGTTGCTGCTCATCCCTTCTTTGCCACAAGACGCCTCCATCAGGGACGCCCTAAGGAAGACGTGGGCCAACGAGAGCTTGGTGGAGGGGGTCATCATCACCAGGCTTTTCCTCTTGGGGACGCCAATTTCTAATGCCACCCAGGAGGAGGTGACACGGGAGAGCTCCACTCACCGGGATATCATCCAGCAAGATTTTCTCGACACGTACCGCAACCTCACGGTCAAGACTCTGATGGGCATGGAGTGGGCCAGCCGCCGGTGCCCGGATGCCAGCTACGTCATGAAGGTCGACAGCGACGTGTTTTTGAACCCGTGGTTCCTGGTGCGCCAGATTTTGCACCCAGAGAGCGTGGCCAAGGTGGGATTTTTTACCGGGATGGTGATCGCAGGCAGCTCCCCCTTCAGGGATAAGGCAAACAAGTGGTACGTGGCGCCAGAAGTCTACTCCAATAACAGTTACCCAACCTACTGCTCTGGCATGGGCTACGTCTTCTCAGGGGAGCTGACAGGAAGGATATACAACCAGGGGCTTCTGTTGACCATCTTCCCATTCGAGGACGTCTTCGTAGGGATGTGTTTGGAAAGGATAGGGGTTAAGATCTCCAGACCGGGTGGACACTGGTTCATAGACAACAGGGTCGAGTATAACAGGTGCCAGTTCGCGAAGCTGGTCACTGTTCACAATTACAAGCCGGACGAGCTGCTGAAGATCTGGCCTGATTTCCTGAAGGCCGGGGATAGCTGCCCCGGGTAG